In a single window of the Acinetobacter sp. CS-2 genome:
- a CDS encoding methionine aminotransferase yields MLEIHSKLPAQGVTIFSVMTAMAHRLNALNLSQGFPDFAAPPALLKALSQAALDGFNQYAPSDGLISLREQVAQQFLQRDQLVIDPLTEITITPGATIAIFVAIQALIHAGDEVIIFDPCYDSYGPSVKLVGGKAIHIALAAPEFSVDWNRVKDAINNKTRMIIVNTPHNPSGAIWSGQDWLNLIELIRDKNIIVLSDEVYEHLIYDGQKHYSALSFPELRDRSIVVGSFGKTFHVTGWKTGYCIASPELMKIFRQVYQFASFCGVTPIQMALATFMQQHPEHIEGLADFYQEKRDLFNSGLRNSRFHFTPSQGTYFQNLNYSTIRPDLDDVEMCKFLAEQHGIVAIPISVFYQQPPENLRLIRFCFAKKDETLEQATAILSAV; encoded by the coding sequence ATGCTTGAGATTCATTCCAAACTACCGGCACAGGGTGTCACTATTTTCAGCGTGATGACCGCGATGGCACATCGCCTGAATGCCTTAAATCTCTCTCAGGGTTTTCCCGACTTTGCTGCTCCACCCGCGCTGCTTAAAGCCTTAAGCCAAGCTGCTCTAGATGGTTTTAACCAATATGCACCCAGTGATGGTTTGATTTCACTGCGGGAACAGGTAGCCCAGCAATTTTTACAACGCGATCAATTGGTGATTGATCCGCTGACTGAAATCACCATTACCCCCGGAGCCACGATTGCCATTTTTGTTGCCATTCAGGCCCTGATTCATGCCGGTGATGAAGTCATTATTTTCGACCCCTGTTATGATAGTTATGGACCCAGCGTTAAATTAGTGGGTGGCAAAGCCATTCATATTGCTCTGGCTGCACCCGAATTTTCCGTAGACTGGAACCGGGTGAAAGATGCCATTAACAATAAGACCCGGATGATTATTGTGAATACTCCGCATAATCCGAGCGGTGCTATCTGGTCAGGTCAGGACTGGTTAAATTTAATTGAACTGATTCGCGATAAAAATATCATTGTCCTATCCGACGAAGTTTATGAGCACCTGATTTATGACGGTCAAAAGCACTATTCGGCGCTGTCATTCCCTGAATTACGTGACCGCAGCATCGTAGTCGGTTCCTTTGGTAAAACTTTCCATGTCACCGGCTGGAAAACCGGATATTGTATTGCCTCACCTGAACTGATGAAAATATTCAGACAGGTCTATCAGTTCGCCAGTTTCTGCGGGGTGACACCAATACAAATGGCGCTGGCCACATTTATGCAGCAGCATCCCGAACATATTGAAGGGCTTGCAGATTTTTATCAGGAAAAGCGTGACCTGTTTAATTCAGGCCTGCGTAACTCACGCTTTCATTTTACCCCTTCACAAGGCACCTATTTCCAGAACCTGAATTACAGTACTATCCGTCCCGATCTGGATGATGTCGAGATGTGTAAATTCTTGGCTGAACAGCATGGCATTGTTGCCATTCCAATCTCTGTGTTTTATCAGCAGCCACCGGAAAACTTACGTTTAATCCGTTTCTGTTTTGCCAAAAAAGATGAAACTTTAGAGCAGGCTACCGCCATTTTATCGGCTGTTTAA